One window from the genome of Haloprofundus halobius encodes:
- a CDS encoding DUF7130 family rubredoxin-like protein produces the protein MNTNSLVDRPASNSTAAGSIPRRTVVRNERLVRSDFGEAYLVWRCHRCSETGDLEAFPDACSGCGAPREELYYWTED, from the coding sequence ATGAACACGAACTCACTGGTCGACCGACCCGCCAGTAACTCGACCGCCGCCGGTTCGATACCGCGCAGAACCGTCGTCCGCAACGAACGACTCGTTCGCTCCGACTTCGGCGAAGCGTACCTCGTCTGGCGCTGTCACCGCTGCAGCGAGACCGGCGACTTGGAAGCGTTCCCCGACGCCTGCTCCGGCTGTGGCGCGCCGCGCGAAGAACTGTACTACTGGACGGAGGACTGA